From Persicobacter psychrovividus, the proteins below share one genomic window:
- a CDS encoding relaxase/mobilization nuclease domain-containing protein produces the protein MIAKTNLGTNFLGVFNYCLQEGKNAEILAGSEMVVLSDIPNELAMQFNAHVDSFQHSLSNRLQKVVDHTSLSFAPEDEVSNEQMAEIAKAFIKQKGYDDCDYVVIKHNDTDHQHVHLVLSRVDKNGKVVKDSFNYLDNSKITTALEQEFGLHPSNDLSQEVGFDFEVRDRNPKMMKAMQSIKSTIDGLVGSQLVRNEFELEKALKDQGIDVQLKQEDGQLQGLSFKVDGFAFSGSKIGWSASTIDHYLHGGAEKGESLKPFFEQVKKEIVPECKSLDDFVALMKIRNEVDVNVLVQSKTQKPYGVSFKMADGTKVKGSEVGVKIGELVEAIHKNNDGLTVDATNAKEIVQQIFKSSKDEHDFFTRLQEVGIKGEILKHSKTGKDYGVQFHLPNSDKPVKGSAVGVSFGKLRKHFPEVPKEERAIKEVMREAESVGQMAQELNQKYGIQMNAVTEATTGELSSFSFSLADGSTISDSDIGLNAQQIQTGAQQTQPQEQSPLDSKVQFELLVSNLIKEAESITDLQGVQTKLKDDYGIEMNLSYDQYSGQPDGINFVLPNGQKFRGSDMEATTQKILKEIYQSPTRDAIHLAMKTTDNFYDFSAMLEKENISFDFERHRHTKEIYGLKYKVGKMTFKGSDLKASYGVVNKALVSNATMNQLVKIIRGEQKEWSNTIRAMVMTQSLGKPHWAKMIPFFRKRGFEVEKSAKGDLKISNHAQSFKLSELMNALGEERFKQAVKEQKKEMIKYDKMFLNAFLRSQTTKDFNGELEETGIEQKQNKALGDTEFWKDEDKQMFNRGDFNISDKQMKTMFEHQLLRLQITNALYLNRRFEGFEKKMEVYGVKVKRTEKQLGSGKAVKGMNFILADGRQVSSRDLGISDFAFSKNLRCKSEKFGQVFNAFVKAVEATDNYIDMKNWLINHHNIKIGVDEKHGFSLFDVENNITVPLEDCGIGLKPLGFDSIELAVIESRSEEQEYPSAYPMEWSGGGGSSGGGDFWDDLMQTLATLTQGGGGGGAGHGGKQRDDDDDEDLFKKRKRRAMGFGMEM, from the coding sequence ATGATTGCAAAAACGAACTTAGGAACGAACTTTTTGGGCGTATTCAATTATTGTTTGCAGGAGGGTAAGAATGCCGAAATCCTCGCGGGATCAGAAATGGTGGTATTGTCTGATATACCAAATGAATTAGCTATGCAATTCAATGCTCATGTTGATAGCTTTCAGCATTCGCTTAGTAATAGACTACAAAAAGTGGTGGATCATACCTCTTTGAGTTTTGCTCCTGAAGACGAGGTAAGCAATGAACAAATGGCAGAGATTGCAAAGGCTTTTATCAAGCAGAAAGGTTACGACGATTGTGACTATGTAGTGATCAAACACAACGATACAGATCATCAGCATGTGCACCTTGTTTTGAGCCGAGTGGATAAAAATGGGAAGGTGGTCAAGGACTCTTTCAACTACCTTGATAACAGCAAAATTACCACGGCATTGGAGCAAGAATTTGGTCTTCACCCTTCGAATGATCTATCGCAGGAAGTGGGTTTTGACTTTGAAGTCCGAGACCGTAATCCTAAGATGATGAAGGCGATGCAATCCATTAAAAGTACAATTGATGGATTAGTTGGTAGTCAGTTGGTAAGGAATGAATTTGAACTGGAAAAAGCACTGAAAGATCAGGGGATTGATGTTCAGCTGAAGCAGGAGGACGGGCAGTTGCAAGGCTTGAGTTTCAAGGTGGACGGCTTTGCTTTTTCGGGCAGTAAAATTGGTTGGTCGGCATCAACGATTGACCACTACTTGCATGGAGGCGCAGAGAAAGGGGAGAGCCTAAAGCCATTTTTTGAGCAGGTAAAAAAAGAGATTGTCCCCGAATGTAAAAGTTTGGATGATTTTGTGGCATTGATGAAAATCCGTAATGAAGTAGATGTAAATGTTTTGGTACAGTCCAAGACCCAAAAGCCTTATGGAGTTTCCTTTAAAATGGCAGACGGGACTAAGGTCAAGGGGAGTGAAGTAGGGGTGAAGATTGGTGAATTGGTCGAGGCAATCCACAAGAACAATGACGGATTGACGGTAGATGCGACCAATGCAAAGGAAATTGTTCAGCAGATTTTCAAATCCTCAAAGGATGAACATGATTTTTTTACCCGCTTGCAGGAAGTTGGGATAAAAGGAGAGATTTTAAAGCATTCTAAGACAGGGAAAGATTACGGAGTGCAATTCCATCTACCGAACAGCGACAAGCCAGTGAAGGGGAGTGCAGTGGGCGTGTCGTTCGGAAAATTACGCAAGCATTTCCCCGAAGTACCAAAAGAAGAACGGGCGATTAAGGAAGTAATGCGGGAAGCTGAATCGGTGGGGCAAATGGCGCAGGAATTAAATCAAAAATACGGCATTCAGATGAATGCGGTAACCGAAGCGACCACGGGGGAGCTGTCATCCTTTTCATTTTCCCTTGCAGACGGCAGCACAATTTCGGATAGTGATATTGGGTTGAATGCACAGCAGATTCAGACAGGGGCGCAACAAACTCAACCGCAGGAGCAATCGCCGCTGGACTCAAAGGTTCAGTTTGAGTTGTTGGTAAGCAATCTAATCAAAGAAGCCGAATCCATTACCGACTTGCAGGGAGTTCAGACCAAGCTGAAAGATGACTACGGCATTGAAATGAATCTTTCCTATGACCAATATTCAGGACAGCCTGACGGGATAAACTTTGTACTGCCTAACGGTCAAAAATTCCGTGGATCGGACATGGAGGCGACCACTCAAAAAATCCTCAAGGAGATTTATCAATCACCTACCCGTGATGCGATTCATTTGGCAATGAAGACCACGGACAATTTCTATGATTTTTCGGCAATGTTGGAAAAGGAAAATATCTCATTTGATTTTGAGCGTCATAGACACACGAAAGAGATATATGGATTGAAATACAAGGTTGGAAAAATGACGTTCAAGGGTTCGGATTTGAAGGCGAGTTATGGCGTGGTGAATAAGGCTTTGGTTTCCAACGCCACGATGAATCAACTTGTGAAAATAATCCGTGGGGAGCAAAAAGAATGGAGCAACACCATTCGGGCAATGGTCATGACCCAATCCTTGGGCAAGCCACATTGGGCGAAGATGATTCCGTTTTTTAGAAAGCGGGGCTTTGAGGTGGAGAAATCAGCAAAAGGGGACTTGAAAATTTCCAACCACGCTCAAAGTTTCAAGCTATCTGAATTGATGAATGCCCTTGGTGAAGAGCGTTTCAAACAGGCGGTCAAAGAGCAGAAGAAGGAAATGATTAAGTATGATAAAATGTTTCTCAATGCTTTTTTGCGCAGTCAGACCACCAAGGATTTCAATGGTGAATTGGAGGAAACGGGCATTGAGCAAAAGCAAAACAAAGCCCTTGGCGATACTGAATTTTGGAAGGATGAAGATAAGCAGATGTTCAATCGGGGGGATTTCAATATTTCCGACAAGCAAATGAAAACCATGTTTGAACATCAATTGCTACGCTTGCAGATCACCAACGCCCTGTATCTTAACCGCAGGTTTGAAGGCTTTGAGAAAAAAATGGAGGTTTATGGTGTGAAGGTAAAGCGCACGGAAAAGCAGTTAGGAAGCGGGAAGGCAGTCAAGGGAATGAATTTCATCCTTGCGGACGGGCGACAGGTGAGCTCACGGGATTTGGGAATTTCGGACTTTGCCTTTAGCAAGAATCTTCGGTGCAAAAGTGAAAAGTTTGGGCAGGTGTTCAATGCTTTTGTCAAGGCGGTCGAAGCCACGGACAATTACATAGACATGAAAAATTGGCTGATAAACCACCACAATATCAAGATTGGGGTGGACGAGAAGCACGGTTTTTCATTGTTTGATGTAGAAAACAATATCACCGTGCCGTTGGAGGATTGTGGAATAGGCTTGAAGCCGTTGGGCTTTGATAGCATCGAGTTGGCAGTGATCGAGAGCCGAAGCGAAGAGCAGGAGTATCCATCTGCCTACCCAATGGAATGGAGTGGGGGAGGTGGATCATCGGGAGGCGGTGACTTTTGGGATGATCTGATGCAGACTTTAGCAACCTTAACTCAAGGCGGGGGAGGCGGTGGCGCGGGTCATGGTGGTAAACAGCGTGATGATGATGACGATGAGGATTTGTTTAAGAAGCGGAAGCGGAGAGCGATGGGTTTTGGGATGGAGATGTAG
- a CDS encoding type II toxin-antitoxin system HigB family toxin: MLKKRNRIISKKRIHDFAQDHPDSLVPLKKWMITVESGSFSNFQDLKSAFRAPDKVGKNVVFNIGANKFRLVAKVEFYETGATFFIRGLFTHKAYDQQKIEKL, from the coding sequence ATGTTAAAGAAGAGAAATAGGATTATTAGTAAAAAGCGGATTCATGATTTCGCACAAGATCATCCGGATAGCTTGGTACCTCTTAAAAAGTGGATGATTACGGTTGAAAGTGGTTCTTTCTCTAATTTTCAAGATCTAAAAAGTGCATTCAGAGCACCCGATAAAGTGGGAAAGAATGTGGTGTTTAACATTGGAGCAAATAAATTTCGGTTAGTCGCCAAAGTAGAATTTTATGAAACAGGGGCTACCTTTTTCATTCGTGGTCTGTTTACGCACAAAGCATATGATCAACAAAAAATAGAAAAGCTATGA
- a CDS encoding ATP-binding protein yields MSQRQALPIGIQTFESLRSSKDDFLYIDKTAQIYEMTKLSVGYYFLSRPRRFGKSMLCSTMQVLFEGKQELFEGLYIHDKWDWSEQYPVVRIDLSGINYENLESVKVQLENSLLKNCLKHGLSYEDLILKGLGPKFGEMIEALYQKYNKKVVILIDEYDKPIQDTLSNDDDLASKSLDVLRGFYSAIKASDQYIRFCFMTGITKFTGVGLFSGANNFNDISLDKRYASVCGFTQNELDNCFGDYFDGVNMEEVQAWYNGYNYLGDRVYNPFDILIFLDKGAKFDNYWWDSGQPSFLTKMFEKGAYETYDLENLELSSQELKQFTLSNLNLPSLLWQAGYLTITEEIQEPFGGSSYVLATPNREVRMTLNMLFLISLTSVESNRLLKRNEAVRSLFKNDLGGFEASVRAMFAAIPFNNYVQNNIQKYEGFYASVMFSFMAGLGLKCRTEETNSAGRIDMVMESPTHIYVIEFKVNAPKPEGDERGEALDQIHMKKYYEPYLNDGRNIVLIGMHFSEEKKNLDWFKAEELS; encoded by the coding sequence ATGAGCCAAAGACAAGCATTACCGATCGGAATACAGACTTTTGAAAGCCTTAGATCTTCTAAGGATGATTTTTTGTATATCGATAAAACAGCGCAGATTTACGAAATGACCAAGCTTAGTGTTGGTTATTACTTCCTTTCCCGCCCACGCCGTTTCGGTAAGTCAATGCTGTGCTCGACTATGCAGGTTCTTTTTGAAGGAAAGCAAGAGTTGTTCGAAGGTTTGTACATCCATGATAAATGGGATTGGTCGGAGCAATATCCGGTGGTAAGGATTGATTTGAGTGGGATAAACTATGAAAACCTTGAGTCGGTTAAAGTTCAGCTTGAGAACTCCTTGTTAAAAAATTGTCTTAAACATGGGCTAAGTTATGAAGATTTAATTCTGAAGGGATTAGGGCCAAAGTTTGGCGAGATGATTGAAGCTTTGTACCAAAAATACAATAAAAAAGTCGTCATACTTATTGATGAGTATGATAAACCTATTCAAGACACGTTATCGAATGACGATGACTTGGCTTCAAAATCATTAGATGTTCTTCGTGGATTTTATTCAGCCATCAAAGCCTCAGATCAGTATATCCGTTTTTGCTTCATGACCGGCATTACCAAGTTCACGGGTGTTGGCCTATTTAGCGGTGCGAATAATTTCAATGATATCTCCTTAGATAAGCGATATGCTTCTGTTTGCGGCTTTACTCAAAATGAATTGGACAACTGCTTTGGTGATTACTTCGATGGGGTAAATATGGAGGAGGTTCAGGCATGGTATAATGGCTACAACTACCTCGGGGACAGGGTTTACAATCCATTTGACATTTTAATATTTTTGGACAAAGGGGCTAAGTTCGATAATTATTGGTGGGATTCTGGTCAGCCTTCTTTTTTGACCAAGATGTTTGAAAAAGGAGCGTATGAAACGTATGATCTGGAAAATTTGGAGTTATCTTCTCAAGAGTTAAAACAGTTTACGCTCAGTAATTTGAACTTACCCTCTTTGCTCTGGCAGGCAGGTTACTTGACGATTACGGAAGAGATTCAGGAGCCTTTTGGCGGGAGTAGTTATGTGCTTGCCACGCCAAATCGTGAAGTTCGAATGACCTTGAATATGCTCTTTTTGATTAGCCTGACTTCGGTAGAATCTAACCGACTTTTGAAAAGAAATGAAGCTGTCCGGAGCTTATTTAAAAATGATTTGGGTGGATTCGAAGCCAGTGTCCGTGCGATGTTTGCTGCCATTCCTTTCAATAATTATGTGCAAAACAACATTCAAAAATATGAGGGGTTCTACGCTTCGGTGATGTTCAGTTTCATGGCTGGACTTGGGCTTAAATGCAGAACGGAAGAAACCAATTCAGCAGGACGCATCGATATGGTGATGGAAAGCCCAACGCATATTTATGTGATTGAATTTAAGGTCAATGCACCAAAACCTGAAGGTGATGAAAGAGGCGAGGCATTGGATCAGATTCATATGAAAAAATACTATGAACCGTATCTGAATGATGGCCGGAATATTGTGCTGATCGGGATGCATTTTAGCGAGGAGAAAAAGAATTTGGATTGGTTTAAGGCGGAGGAGTTAAGCTGA
- a CDS encoding condensin complex protein MksE yields the protein MKYKAQIFERLSKGKFICSNAKEDRPLYDAVEEHLEQLQQDFGELNFLLEQGDGYFYFSRRENKAALDRKLKAAFKWIDYMDFFRTFNSSFSAGVHFSIAEIAGELKVNTALKEKLRIFSKGTASSELEMLQKLTTELVNEGFLAVEDGLESSYRVLSSWGYLEKLILKIDITEDLHHS from the coding sequence ATGAAATATAAAGCACAAATATTTGAACGCCTATCCAAGGGTAAATTTATCTGTTCCAACGCCAAGGAAGACCGACCGTTGTATGATGCAGTCGAGGAACATCTGGAACAATTACAGCAGGATTTTGGGGAACTAAACTTTTTGCTGGAGCAGGGCGACGGCTATTTTTATTTTTCCCGACGAGAAAACAAGGCCGCACTTGATCGTAAGTTAAAGGCTGCTTTCAAGTGGATTGATTATATGGATTTTTTCAGGACGTTCAATAGCTCTTTTTCGGCAGGGGTTCACTTTTCCATTGCTGAAATTGCAGGCGAATTGAAGGTCAATACAGCATTAAAAGAAAAGCTTAGAATTTTCAGTAAAGGCACCGCAAGCAGCGAGTTGGAGATGTTACAGAAACTGACCACTGAATTGGTGAACGAGGGCTTTTTGGCGGTGGAAGATGGGCTGGAGTCAAGCTACCGCGTTCTTTCATCTTGGGGGTACCTCGAGAAACTGATCCTAAAAATTGATATTACCGAAGATTTACACCATTCATGA
- a CDS encoding ATP-binding protein, with the protein MRYLNKVIFINSASVKFASVELDGNVHLIGTQGVGKSTLLRAILYFYNVNGSGLGIPSGPTSKSFTDYYLPFGNSYLVYEVKKETGTYCVMAFKHRSGIAFRFIDAPFQEKLFMDTDGAVFERWDQVQKALLTEKISYSKIVSQNNQFRDIIYGNGKQGLGFKKYAIMESRKYGNIPKTIQSIFLNAKLDADFIKKTIISSLDNEDHQIDLMAYNKHLETFDRQMQDIRGFNEPRCQNICKKIEEQRKEYSRQLGAMSETAEQFQRLYHLYQQQSPLQKQWLSDLEQGSRELGQKIEDCKRQYAQQRSELDGQLGGVRNKIEEAKRYLKEYEAMDIQSIIDQVKQAPVLQNEKSGLENKKAVLLEQSTEIAQQFNNLQLAEEQKLSAQKNQLKEQEIVLDKQLLRAKEELNVQKQQQADDLRDRQQEKVAVLDADMEQANQQKTDQQVKVEAVKHHSFFQAEREAVQGKRATLTADVQQKSQLLAELKQEQSQLKGQFALDDRELKYGHQQKEDALKKHQQSAQEFLDLWQQKLDDSKDSFYAWLDEHQPHWQSNIGKVVREEVLFSKQVEAQLDAAASGSFFGVALNVDQLPDGNYSQENMHQQIKQGEKQLQDLAQEHQQLVGEFELSAQKLQAAFNKKNGALTTQIDTLTYEHQQAQRKIRDAEAELKSLEERATVEKQEKIAEAQEQLSFAKSKVEQLKGQKSALASQLKADLQALRTRFDEEEKQLIEATEEEREGLQAKAHQAELAFEQTTKKLLAERDQALASKGVDTEQVGRIEAEIKELDRQLQQIEGHKETVLIYQSRKRDLLDHLPKFEREELALQSKLIETEQDFVTQEKDFIRQLSDRKQQTEQQRKVCDHISEGILVYQKQFENGSLYQYLKSENMVIDTEETDHSADLSRRKIDLQEKASVYLLQLHELESHREAALDGLKKQTNRFFTCVDQDNIFSLRQPPLETEKLLNFAKELRQFIAENKIKLFEERSSERFTHIINSIGKETGELVNLTGKVQRIIQKVNRDFTEKNFVGAVKKIEMKVEDSRNALVVLLKEIKAYNDENQYAMGSMNLFSDASGSQGEKVSDLLGRLNKVLANEKREKLDLSDAFELMFRVEENQNDTGWVERLSSVGSDGTDILVKAMVYIMLLNVYKDDSSKKFKDFKLHCMMDEIGKLHPNNVKGILKFANDRNILLINGSPTESNPLSYRHIYRLDKNHQTNHTMVTKIISNKQSALA; encoded by the coding sequence ATGAGATATTTAAACAAAGTCATTTTTATCAATAGTGCCTCAGTAAAATTTGCTTCGGTAGAGCTGGACGGCAATGTACATTTGATTGGAACGCAGGGGGTCGGGAAAAGCACCTTGTTACGTGCAATATTGTATTTTTATAATGTGAATGGTAGCGGATTGGGTATTCCTTCGGGGCCAACAAGCAAGTCGTTTACGGATTACTATTTGCCTTTTGGGAATTCTTATTTGGTATATGAGGTCAAAAAGGAGACGGGGACGTATTGCGTGATGGCTTTCAAGCATCGGTCGGGGATTGCCTTCCGATTCATTGATGCGCCTTTTCAGGAAAAGCTGTTTATGGATACAGACGGTGCCGTTTTTGAGCGTTGGGATCAGGTACAAAAGGCGTTATTGACCGAGAAAATTTCCTATTCAAAAATTGTTTCGCAGAACAATCAATTCCGTGACATAATTTATGGCAATGGCAAGCAGGGACTTGGTTTTAAGAAATATGCGATCATGGAGTCGCGTAAGTATGGCAATATCCCCAAGACGATTCAGTCGATTTTTCTGAATGCAAAGCTGGATGCCGATTTCATCAAAAAAACGATCATCTCTTCTTTGGACAATGAAGATCATCAAATTGATTTGATGGCTTATAATAAACATCTGGAGACTTTTGATCGGCAGATGCAGGATATCCGAGGGTTTAATGAGCCACGCTGTCAAAATATTTGCAAAAAAATAGAGGAGCAACGCAAGGAGTATAGCCGACAATTAGGTGCGATGAGCGAGACCGCCGAGCAGTTTCAGCGCCTGTATCATTTGTATCAACAGCAGTCACCTTTGCAAAAGCAATGGTTGTCAGACTTGGAGCAGGGCAGTCGGGAATTGGGACAAAAAATCGAAGATTGCAAGCGACAGTATGCTCAGCAGCGCAGTGAGCTGGATGGTCAATTGGGGGGCGTCAGGAACAAGATTGAGGAGGCTAAGCGATATTTGAAAGAATATGAGGCGATGGATATTCAGTCGATTATTGATCAGGTGAAGCAGGCGCCTGTGCTTCAGAATGAAAAAAGCGGTTTAGAAAATAAGAAGGCAGTGCTATTGGAGCAGTCCACCGAGATTGCGCAACAGTTCAATAATTTGCAGTTGGCGGAAGAGCAAAAATTATCGGCGCAAAAAAATCAGCTGAAGGAGCAGGAGATTGTTTTGGACAAGCAGTTGCTTCGGGCGAAGGAGGAATTGAACGTTCAGAAACAACAACAGGCAGATGATTTGCGGGATCGTCAGCAAGAAAAGGTGGCCGTTCTGGATGCGGATATGGAGCAGGCAAATCAGCAAAAAACGGATCAGCAGGTGAAGGTGGAAGCCGTTAAGCATCATTCATTTTTTCAGGCAGAACGGGAAGCGGTGCAAGGTAAGCGCGCTACTTTGACGGCGGATGTTCAACAAAAATCACAATTGTTGGCTGAGCTGAAACAGGAGCAAAGCCAATTGAAAGGACAGTTTGCTTTGGATGATCGAGAGCTGAAATATGGTCATCAGCAAAAAGAAGATGCACTGAAAAAACATCAGCAATCGGCGCAGGAGTTCCTTGATTTGTGGCAACAAAAGCTCGATGATTCCAAGGATTCTTTCTATGCTTGGTTGGATGAGCACCAGCCCCATTGGCAGTCGAATATCGGTAAGGTGGTGCGGGAAGAGGTGCTTTTTTCTAAGCAGGTGGAAGCGCAGTTAGATGCTGCTGCTTCAGGAAGTTTCTTTGGTGTGGCGTTGAATGTGGATCAGTTGCCTGACGGAAATTATTCGCAGGAGAATATGCATCAGCAGATCAAGCAGGGGGAAAAGCAGTTGCAAGATTTGGCGCAGGAGCATCAGCAATTAGTGGGCGAATTTGAGCTTTCAGCACAAAAACTTCAGGCGGCTTTCAATAAGAAAAATGGGGCACTGACTACACAAATTGATACGCTGACTTATGAACATCAGCAGGCGCAGAGAAAAATTCGTGATGCAGAGGCAGAGTTGAAAAGTTTGGAAGAACGGGCAACGGTTGAAAAGCAGGAGAAAATTGCTGAAGCACAAGAGCAATTGAGCTTTGCAAAATCGAAGGTGGAGCAACTCAAAGGTCAAAAATCAGCACTTGCTTCGCAACTCAAAGCGGATTTGCAGGCATTGAGGACGAGATTTGATGAGGAGGAAAAGCAACTGATTGAAGCGACGGAAGAAGAGCGTGAAGGTTTGCAGGCGAAGGCGCATCAGGCGGAGTTGGCTTTTGAACAAACAACGAAAAAGCTGTTGGCCGAAAGAGATCAGGCCTTGGCTTCGAAAGGGGTGGACACCGAGCAGGTTGGGCGCATTGAGGCGGAAATCAAGGAGCTTGACCGGCAATTACAGCAGATTGAAGGGCATAAGGAAACGGTGTTGATTTATCAAAGTCGCAAAAGGGATTTGCTGGATCATTTGCCGAAATTTGAACGGGAGGAGTTGGCTTTGCAGTCGAAATTGATCGAAACCGAGCAAGATTTTGTGACGCAGGAGAAAGATTTTATTCGTCAGCTGTCGGATCGTAAACAGCAGACGGAGCAACAGCGCAAGGTTTGTGATCATATTTCGGAGGGAATTTTGGTTTATCAAAAGCAGTTTGAAAATGGTTCTTTGTATCAATATCTGAAGTCTGAAAACATGGTGATTGACACAGAAGAAACGGATCATTCAGCGGATTTGAGCCGAAGAAAAATTGATTTGCAGGAGAAAGCGAGTGTTTATCTGCTTCAATTGCATGAGCTGGAGAGCCATCGGGAAGCGGCCTTGGATGGTCTGAAAAAGCAAACCAATAGATTCTTCACTTGTGTGGATCAGGACAATATTTTCAGTTTGAGACAACCGCCCTTAGAGACGGAAAAACTATTGAACTTTGCGAAGGAGTTGCGTCAGTTTATTGCTGAAAATAAAATCAAATTGTTCGAAGAGCGTAGTAGTGAGCGTTTTACCCATATCATCAATTCGATTGGTAAAGAAACGGGCGAATTGGTGAATTTGACCGGTAAAGTTCAGCGCATTATTCAGAAGGTAAATCGTGATTTTACGGAGAAAAACTTCGTTGGGGCGGTCAAGAAAATTGAAATGAAAGTCGAGGACAGCCGGAATGCTTTAGTGGTTTTACTGAAAGAAATTAAAGCATATAATGATGAAAATCAATATGCAATGGGCTCAATGAACTTATTCTCTGATGCTTCGGGATCACAGGGGGAGAAGGTGAGTGATTTGCTGGGAAGACTGAACAAGGTTTTGGCGAATGAAAAGCGGGAGAAGCTGGATCTTTCGGATGCTTTTGAGTTGATGTTCAGAGTGGAAGAAAACCAAAATGATACGGGTTGGGTCGAACGCCTTTCGAGTGTGGGCTCCGACGGAACGGATATTTTGGTCAAGGCGATGGTCTATATTATGCTCTTGAATGTCTATAAGGATGATTCTTCCAAAAAATTCAAAGACTTCAAACTGCATTGTATGATGGATGAGATTGGGAAATTGCACCCGAACAACGTCAAGGGGATCTTGAAATTTGCCAACGATCGTAATATTCTATTGATCAATGGCTCACCGACCGAGAGTAATCCTTTGAGTTACCGTCACATCTATCGATTGGATAAAAATCATCAGACCAATCATACGATGGTAACCAAAATTATCAGCAATAAACAAAGCGCCTTGGCATGA
- a CDS encoding AAA family ATPase, whose product MKNLPIGKSDFRQIRQAGDYYIDKSLLIEDIMKNSAQTYLFPRPRRFGKTLNMSMLKYFYDVQGAEENAKLFDGLAIQKSDAWQHQGKYPVIFLSFKELKCASMDIFIEKSLFYFSSYIERNFPYLEHMEGLVRSEKRLLLRLLDMEVNQTELEATLRLLCDLLKRYHGTAPVLLIDEYDAPIHASYSYGYFDEMIAFMRNFLSAGFKDNENLTKGAITGILRVAKENIFSGLNNIITYSILNANFSERFGLTQAEVDQLLDDADSAENRDAVAEWYNGYSFGGTTQIYNPWSILNYVAHPKDGLKPHWVNTSSNDLIKEILPKADKETQDVLFDLLKGKKVTTSIEEFTVFKDLYAGKNATVLGLLLFSGYLTAEVFDHFQSYKLRIPNKEIELMFRRMLEGYLGNGVTQAGDTDLMKALLEQRANTFADALAQYVKTSFSYFDIGKEGNSEKIYHAFMLGLLAHLDKDYHIRSNREVGYGRADIYFYPKDASNPKAWILEFKKKDKDDKGDLQSLAEDALKQIHERDYLDEIKAHGHTDFLCMGVAFEGKEVVCAF is encoded by the coding sequence ATGAAGAACTTACCCATAGGCAAATCCGATTTCAGGCAGATCCGACAAGCTGGCGATTATTATATTGATAAATCCTTGTTGATCGAGGATATCATGAAGAATAGTGCGCAAACCTATCTGTTTCCACGTCCACGTCGATTTGGTAAGACGCTCAACATGAGTATGCTGAAGTATTTTTATGATGTGCAGGGTGCCGAAGAAAATGCGAAGCTGTTTGATGGTTTGGCGATTCAGAAGTCTGATGCATGGCAACACCAAGGGAAGTACCCCGTTATTTTCCTTTCTTTCAAAGAATTGAAGTGTGCTTCGATGGACATTTTCATTGAAAAAAGTCTGTTCTATTTTTCATCTTATATTGAAAGAAATTTTCCTTATTTGGAACACATGGAAGGCTTGGTCAGAAGTGAGAAACGCCTTTTACTTCGCTTGTTGGATATGGAAGTCAATCAAACAGAATTGGAGGCGACCCTACGATTATTGTGCGATTTACTGAAAAGATACCATGGTACCGCCCCCGTGCTTTTGATCGACGAATACGACGCACCTATCCACGCCTCTTACAGCTATGGCTATTTTGATGAGATGATTGCCTTCATGCGAAATTTCCTTTCAGCGGGATTTAAGGACAATGAAAACCTGACCAAGGGAGCCATCACGGGTATTTTGCGGGTAGCGAAGGAGAATATTTTTTCGGGGCTGAATAATATCATTACCTATTCCATTCTCAATGCCAATTTTTCGGAAAGATTCGGTCTGACGCAGGCAGAGGTAGATCAGCTATTGGATGATGCGGATTCTGCTGAAAATCGTGATGCGGTGGCTGAATGGTACAATGGGTATTCCTTTGGTGGAACGACGCAGATTTATAATCCGTGGTCGATTCTCAATTATGTGGCGCATCCCAAAGATGGTTTGAAGCCTCATTGGGTCAATACTTCCTCCAATGATCTGATCAAGGAGATTTTGCCGAAGGCAGATAAGGAAACGCAGGATGTTTTGTTCGATTTATTGAAAGGGAAGAAGGTAACGACTTCGATTGAAGAGTTTACGGTATTCAAGGATTTGTACGCAGGAAAGAACGCGACTGTATTGGGGCTTTTGCTTTTCAGTGGTTACCTGACGGCCGAGGTGTTTGATCATTTTCAATCCTATAAATTGCGCATCCCGAACAAGGAAATTGAGCTCATGTTTCGCCGTATGCTCGAAGGTTATTTGGGAAATGGTGTTACTCAGGCTGGGGATACTGATTTGATGAAGGCTTTGTTGGAACAAAGAGCCAACACTTTTGCCGACGCTTTGGCGCAATATGTAAAAACATCTTTCAGTTATTTTGATATCGGCAAAGAAGGCAATAGCGAAAAAATCTATCACGCTTTTATGTTGGGCTTGTTGGCGCATTTGGATAAGGATTACCATATCCGATCGAACCGAGAAGTCGGCTACGGACGTGCAGATATTTATTTTTACCCCAAAGACGCTTCCAATCCAAAAGCATGGATTTTGGAATTCAAGAAGAAAGACAAAGATGACAAAGGCGACTTGCAATCCCTTGCCGAAGATGCCTTAAAGCAAATCCATGAGCGGGATTATCTGGATGAAATCAAAGCGCATGGACACACGGATTTTTTGTGTATGGGCGTTGCTTTTGAGGGGAAAGAGGTGGTTTGTGCTTTTTAA